A genomic segment from Limisphaerales bacterium encodes:
- the tnpA gene encoding IS200/IS605 family transposase yields the protein MGSFTHLTYHIVFATKYRKRTIKGEFQERLYKYMGGTLRAKKGNLIEIGGVEDHVHLLANLSSSLAVADVIRDLKSGSSKWMHDELNIGGFEWQKGYGAFTVSGDRVEAVQKYIQNQEEHHQTQTFQEEYIDFLQRHGIEFQLEHLFENEQNG from the coding sequence ATGGGTAGCTTCACACATCTAACATACCATATCGTTTTCGCAACCAAGTATCGGAAACGAACCATCAAGGGCGAGTTCCAGGAACGACTCTACAAATACATGGGCGGTACGCTTCGCGCAAAAAAAGGAAACCTGATCGAGATCGGTGGTGTTGAAGATCACGTTCACCTACTTGCGAATTTGTCGTCTTCGCTTGCCGTAGCGGATGTAATTCGAGACCTCAAATCGGGTTCGTCGAAATGGATGCATGACGAGTTGAACATCGGCGGGTTCGAATGGCAAAAAGGATATGGCGCATTCACCGTCAGTGGGGATCGAGTCGAAGCGGTTCAGAAATACATTCAGAACCAGGAGGAGCATCACCAGACACAGACGTTTCAGGAAGAGTATATCGATTTCCTGCAACGTCACGGCATCGAGTTTCAATTAGAACATCTGTTTGAAAATGAACAAAATGGATAG
- a CDS encoding DUF1552 domain-containing protein, protein MSNLQTQSWLIDRRHALRAMGTCIALPMLECMIPLKAKEKTETPRRSAFMYLANGVHSLNYQITKPGKDYTFSRSLKPLEKFRNVITPVSGLHHPGSLGHHHNCIDIFLTGAKIGAAHRNSISVDQQMAQVSGQHTRYSSMEIALTGGSLAWTPDGVQLPAMRRCKQIFASLFEEPKGGIAAQRKALRRKASVLDDNLAEVRALSQKMGTADKGRLDQYLTSVREAEIRTRRADAWLDTPLPKISAADRQRTNRDVAKTQAGDYFRTVYDLMVLAFQTDVTRVATFSLGGEGDAFAIPEIGITESRHQLSHHGGDEGYMEKLTNYDTFAIEQFGYFLTRLSETKDLNGKSLLGSTMSLFGSGMSYGHSHGNANLPLVLAGGTDLGLKHGSHIDFNQGHFDGYTLDKPGDHYRLCSRPANTDAHMSNLLLLMAQKMGVETDQFGDSNKVLAL, encoded by the coding sequence ATGAGCAACCTTCAGACCCAATCCTGGCTAATCGACCGCCGCCACGCCCTCCGCGCCATGGGCACGTGTATCGCCCTGCCGATGCTCGAATGCATGATCCCGCTCAAGGCCAAGGAGAAAACTGAGACGCCGCGCCGCAGCGCCTTTATGTACCTCGCCAACGGCGTGCATTCACTGAATTACCAGATCACCAAGCCGGGCAAGGACTACACCTTCTCCCGTTCGCTCAAGCCTCTGGAGAAATTCCGCAACGTGATCACGCCGGTCAGCGGCCTGCACCATCCCGGCAGCCTGGGGCATCACCACAACTGCATCGACATCTTCCTGACCGGCGCCAAGATCGGCGCGGCGCATCGCAACTCCATCTCGGTGGATCAGCAAATGGCGCAGGTCAGCGGCCAGCACACACGCTATTCCTCCATGGAAATCGCGCTCACCGGCGGTTCTCTGGCCTGGACGCCGGATGGCGTTCAGCTTCCCGCCATGCGCCGCTGCAAACAGATTTTTGCCTCCCTCTTTGAAGAACCCAAAGGCGGCATTGCCGCCCAACGGAAGGCCCTTCGCCGCAAGGCCAGCGTGCTGGATGACAACCTCGCCGAGGTGCGCGCGCTGTCCCAGAAGATGGGCACAGCCGACAAGGGCCGCCTCGACCAATACCTGACCTCCGTGCGCGAAGCCGAGATTCGCACCCGCCGCGCCGATGCCTGGCTTGATACTCCCTTGCCCAAGATTTCCGCAGCGGATCGCCAACGCACCAATCGCGACGTCGCTAAAACTCAGGCGGGCGATTATTTCCGCACAGTCTATGACCTCATGGTGCTCGCCTTTCAAACGGACGTCACCCGCGTGGCCACCTTCAGCCTCGGTGGCGAAGGCGATGCTTTTGCCATTCCAGAAATTGGCATTACCGAATCGCGCCACCAACTTAGCCACCACGGCGGCGATGAGGGCTACATGGAGAAGCTGACCAACTACGACACCTTCGCCATCGAGCAGTTTGGCTACTTCCTCACGCGGCTGTCGGAAACCAAGGATCTGAATGGCAAATCGCTGCTCGGCTCAACCATGTCGCTCTTCGGCAGCGGCATGTCCTACGGCCACAGCCACGGCAACGCCAACCTGCCGTTGGTGCTCGCCGGCGGCACGGACCTCGGCCTGAAGCACGGTAGCCACATCGATTTCAACCAAGGCCACTTCGACGGCTACACTCTCGATAAGCCCGGCGACCACTACCGCCTCTGCAGTCGCCCCGCGAACACAGATGCCCACATGAGCAACCTCCTCCTTCTCATGGCCCAGAAGATGGGCGTGGAAACGGACCAGTTTGGCGACAGCAACAAAGTATTGGCACTATGA